Genomic DNA from Streptomyces sp. AM 2-1-1:
TCCGTGAGGTGGGCGTAGACCACCACGTTCCCCCGGTAGCCGGTGTCCTTCGAGAAGCCGCCGCCGCAGGTGATCAGCCGCAGCGCGGCGTAGGGCGCCTTCCCGTAGACGCGCGTGCTGGGGAAGTCGTCGTTCTCGTACACCTCGATCGCGTCGATCGAGAAGACGGCGGTGCGCGCGTCCCGCCGCACGACCTCCACCTCGTCCCCGCGGCCGAGCGCTCCCAGTCCGTAGAAGACCGCCGGGCCCTTGGCGTTGTCCACGTGCCCGGCCACGATCGCGGTGCCCCGGGCGCCGGGCGGGACGCCGTCGCCGTACCAGCCGGCCACGTTGCGGTTCTCCTCCGGCGGCACGTCCAGGCTGCCGTCGGTGCGCAGGCCGAGCCGCGTCATCGGCGCGTCCACGTCGATCTCGGGGATGCGGACGCGGACCGGGGCGGACGGGGGCAGCGGCTCGGCGACCGGAGAACCCGGCAACAACTGCGGGCCGGCGGCGAACGCCTCGGCCGTGGACGGCTGCGGCGGCACCACCTGGGTACCGGCGCCGTTCTGGATCAGCCAGACGCCGCCCAGGACGGCGACGCCGATCAGCCAGGCCTTGCCACGGTGTGCCTTCTGGGACACGGTGCCGTCCTCGGGAGTCTCACGGGAGCCGGGGCGGGCTCGCGTCATGGTGTGCGGAGACGGGGAAGGTCGCGCGGGAGGGCGGTGGGCGCGCCGCCGGGTACGGCCGCGCGCCCACCGTCCCGGCGGGTCAACGGGAGCCGGCCGCCCGGCGGCGCGCCATCCACAGCGCACCCGCGCCGGCCGCGCCGAGGACACCGAAGCCGGCCGCGATCTGCGTACCGTCCGGACCCACGCTGCCGCCCACGCCGGTCTCGACGTGGCCCCACGGCTGCCGGTCCTGGTCCTGGCTCTGCCCCTGGTCGTGGCCGCCGGAACCACCGGTCACCAGCAGCTTCCCCGCGGCGTCCTTGCCGTTGTCGCAGGCGACGGCGATGTCGTAGCTGCCGGGACGGGTCTCGCGCGGGACGGTGAAGTGCCCGACCACGGTCCCCTTCTGCGCGCCGGGGTAGAGGTCGAAGTCCCCCGCGTCCAGCGCGTTCGCGTCCCCGACGCCCGCGCCGTTCCTGCCGCAGGCGGTGGTGCTCGCGGTGACCTTGGCGCCCGGAACGGCGGTGGACGGAGTGAGCTCCAGCCGGCCCCGGTCGAGGTCGCCCGCGTGTGCGGACGGGGCGAGGAGGGCGACGCCGAACGTCGTGGTCGCGGCGAGCGCGACAGCGGTACCGGACAGGGAGCGGAGCGGACGGAGCATGGGGGTCCTCCGGGTACGGGCGCGAGCGGGGCGGATCCGAACGGTCCGGGCTCGAGCGGTTCGGGCCCGGGGTGACCGGGCGGGAGCGGACGGGCCCGGGCGGATCCGGGCGGGCCCGGCACCAGCGGGCGGGCCCTGCCTCCGAGATAACGGGCGCCCCGCCCCGCATGCCTGCTGACGCGCCCTCAGAAACCACCCGTACGGACCGGCGCGGCACCCTTGTTCAGGGAGATCAGCGCAGGTCAAGGCGGTGTCGACGTCTCTTTCGGCGCATACGGCGCACCTCCGTGCCGAACGGGTGACGCCTCGGAACGGACTGTGACGCAGGTCACATGCATGGGCCCGAGAGGGGCGGGCACACGGATGGTGTCCCCCCTTGGGGCGGCACCCCCCCGCCGCCCCTTGGCAACCGCCCTTGCCGGCCCCACCCCCCCCCGGGCCCGGCGAGGGCGTTGCCGTGTCCGCCGGAGAAGCGGTCGCGGCCGGCGGGACGAGGAGTACCCGGGCGTCCGGGCCCGGCGCCCGGCGGGGCCCACCTCCCGAAGACGGCCCGCCCGGCGCCGCCCGGCTCAGATCACGTCCGCCGGTGCCGCCCCGTACACGGTCTCCAGCAGCTCCATCAGCTCCGCGTCCACCGGGAAGGTCCGGTCGTCGACGCGGCGGACGGGTGTGATGCGCTGCGAGTTGGTGACGAACGCGGCCCGGAAGGCACCGAGGCGGTCCAGGGTCACCGGCCGTCGGGCCGACGGGGACCCCGAGAGGGCGAGGCCCTCCTCCAGCAGCGCCATGGTGATCCCGACCAGTGCCGGGGCGTCCGGCCAGACGACGGAGGACCCGTCCCAGAAGCCGACGTTGGTGGTCGATCCCTCGGTGACCACGCCGCCGGGCGCGGTCAGCAGCGCCTGGTCGTACCCGCTGCGCACCGCCAGCCTGCCGTAGTACGCCTGGCCGAAGTCGCCGGGCCGCTTGAGGTGCGGCAGCTCGCGCGCGTACGGCACGGAGCGCAGGCTCAGGGCCTCCCTGGCCGGTGCGACGGGAGGCGCCACGGTCACCATCAGCACGGTCGTCGCGGCCCCCGGCGGCAGGTAACCGTGTACGCGCACCGAGGCGTCCCGCACGCCCGCCCCTGCCAGGGCCCCCCGTACCAGCTCCCGCACCTGCCCGGCCTCCAGGTCGAGGCCGAAGAGCTCCTGGTTCGCGGCGCGCAGCCGGTTCAGGTGGAGGTCCCTCCCCCGTACGCGGCCGTCCTCCACCTGGAAGGCCGTGAAGTGGCCGTAGCCGGCGAAGGCCGGAATCCGCAGGTCGTCCGGGGTGGCCGGGCGGCCGTCGAACTCGACGTACGGGGCGGGGGAGAAAGGGATCATGATTCCCACGGTAATCGTGCCGTCCCGCCGCCCGGGCGCGGCCCGGGGCCGGACGGGGGAGGGGGCGACCGGCGCCCGGAGGCCCGACGGGCGGGCAACGGCGGCCTGTCGGCGGCCCGTAGGCGGCCCGTCCGTGGGTGTCGGCTCCCCTTCGGACCGTTCCGCCCCGCGCCGCGCGTCCGGCGCCGTGTGTCCGACGCCACGCGCCGGTCCGTCGCGGAGTTCGTTCTCCGTGGCGGACCGGCGCGGGGGTGCGGCGCCGTCGGGGGCGGCCGCCGCACGGCGGGGACGCCCGCGCACCACCGGTGTGCGGACGCCTTTCGGCGTGCGCCGCATTCGCTACGTTCGCCGCCCGCCGCCGAATGCGCGGAATTCGGGGCGGTCGGCCGTACGGGAAAGCGGCTTGGTGAACGGGTGTCAGACGGCGGTGCAGAAACCGGCCTCGGCGAGAGTCTCCCGGATCAGCTGCCGCAGATATTCCGGGCTGGGCGGGTCGCCGGGATCACCCTTGGGGCCACGAGGACCCCGCGGGCCCACGAGCCCTTCGGGACCCGGATCGCCCCGCGAGCCCTGCGGCCCCCGAGGGCCGGCCGGACCCTCCCGGCCGTCGGTTCCGGGCAGCCCGTGCGCTCCGGGTTTTCCGTCCCTGCCGTCCCGTCCCGGCTGGCCTTCGGAGCCCTTGGCCCCCACGGGGCCTTCGGCACCGGGAGGTCCACCGGCACCCTCGGGACCCGCCGGCCCCTCGATGCCGCGAGGCCCTTGCGCGCCGGCCGGACCTTCCGGTCCGGGAGGTCCCGGAGGTCCGGCCGGACCGGCGGGCCCGGTCGCACCGGCGGGTCCTGCCGGTCCGGCCGGACCGGGGCACCCCGCTCGCCCCGAGGGGCCCTGGGGGCCCGTCGGTCCCTGCGGCCCTGCGGGTCCCTGCTCGCCACCGGGTGGAAAGGGCTCGCAGGCGGGCCCGGGACCGTCGGGACCGGGGAGGCCCGTGCCGTCGTCCTGCTGCGGGAAGTTCGGGGGGTCTATGGGGGTGGGTGTGGACCTGGGCGTCACGGCCATGCCGTCTCCTGGCGCTCTTCGCACCGGCGAGGTGCGTCCGGTGGGCACCGTCCCGCCCGGGGCGGGCGGGACGGCTGGGCAGGACGGAGAACGAGGAATGCCCGCCCTCTCTCCGAGCGGTCCGCATACGACCGGGGGCGGCTCTTCGCTTTCCGTGCTCACCGCTAATATTCCCTTGTTCCACATTTCGATAACCACGCCCAAGAGTGGCGTAAAAGTAGTATTTAGACAATGGAAAGGTTTTCTGGCCGCATTCTCTTTCCGTTGAATGAAAAAATTCCGGGCCTGCGTCGTGATCATGGCGAGAAATGCCTGACGGTGCAGCGGTGCTGAAACGAATATGCGGCCTGAATGCCGGGATCGCCGTATCGGGAGGGACATGTTCCGGCCACCCCGCGCCGCTCTTCCGCCGGTCGGTATCCCCGGCGGACCGGCCGGGCTTCCGGTCCGGCCGCCGGGGACCCGTCCGTCCGGCCGGTCGCCGCGCGCCACCGTCACCCGGCGGAGGGCCGACCCGTATCCGCGTACGGGCGGCAGCCGGGGCGGTGGAGGCCGAGAATCGGTACCGGACCCGCCGGGGCAGCCGCGCCCCGGACGCCGTGCCCCGAGGAGCGATCATGACGACGCCGCCCGCCGCCTGGCTGACCGTGCAGACCACCACCGACAGCGAGGAGAAGGCCATGGCCCTGGCCCGGGGTGCGGTGGAGGCGCGGCTCGCCGCCTGCGCGCAGGTCTCCGCACCCGTCACCTCCGTCTACCACTGGCAGAACGCCGTGGAGACCGCCGAGGAGTGGCAGGTGCTCTTCAAGACGAGGGCCGAGCGCTACGACGAGCTGGAGGACCACCTGCACGCCGCCCACGACTACGACACCCCCGAGATCGTCGCCACCCCGATCGTCCGGGGCAGCGCCCGCTACCTCGCGTGGGTGACCGACCAGACGTCCTCGGCCGCAGCGCTGTGACGGACGTCCTCGGCCGCGGCGCTGTGACGGCCACCGGGGAGGGCGCCGGGCCCTGCCCCGTCCCCGTACCGCCGCCCGGGCTCCCCGGGAGCGCGCTGCCCTTCTTCGTGTACGGCACCCTGCGGCCCGGCGAACACAACCACGACCGGTTCGTCCGCGGCCGTGACGTCCGCGCGCAGCGGGCGTTCCTGCACGGCGGGGCGCTCTACGACGGCCCCGGATACCCGTTCGCCACCGACGGGGACGGCACGGTCCGGGGGACCCTGCTCACCGCCGCGCCCGCGGAGTACCCCGGACTCCTGGTCGCGCTCGACCGGTTGGAGACGTACCTGGGACCCGGTGACCCCCGCAACCTCTACGAACGGGTGGTCCGGCCGGTCGAGGTGCCCGGCTACGGAACCGTCCGCGCCTGGGTCTACCTCGCCGCCCCGGCGGTCACCCGCACCCTGCGCGCGAGTGGCCCCCGCATACCGGGCGGCGACTGGCTCAGTCACCGGCCCCCGCGGACCGACCGTCTCCTGCCTCCACCCGGACCGCGCACACCTTGAACTCCGGCATCCGCGAGACGGGGTCCAGGGCCGGGTTGGTCAGCGAGTTGGCCCGGCCCTCACCGGCCCAGTGGAACGGCATGAACACGGTGTCCTGCCGGATCGAAGCCGTGATCCGGGCCGGCGCCACCGCCCGCCCGCGCCGTGAGGTGACCGCGACCGGCTCGCCCTCCGCCACCCCGATCCGTTCGGCCAGCCGGGGGTGCAGCTCCACGAAGGAGCCGGGGGCCGCCGCGTTCAGCTCCGCCACCCGGCGGGTCTGCGCCCCCGACTGGTAGTGCGCCACCACCCGCCCGGTCGTCAGCACCACCGGGTACGCCTCGTCCGTCTCCTCCGCCGGCGGCCGGTGGGTCACCGCCACGAACCGCGCCCTCCCGTCCTCGGTCGCGAACCGGTCGAGGAAGAGCCGGGGAGTACCGGGGTGCACGGCGCCCGCCGGAGACTGGCCGGCCTCCGCAGTGTCCGGGCCGCACCGCTCCGGGCCGGGGCCGGTCTTCTCCGGCTCGGGGCCGGCCTTCTCCGGGGCGGGGCCGACGGAGCCGGGGACCTCGCCCGGGCACGGCCAGAAGACCCCGTCCTCCGCCGCGATCCGCGCGTACGTGATGCCCGAGTAGTCGGCGGCGCCGCCCGCCGACGCCCGGCGCAGCTCCTCGAAGACCTCCTCCGGGTCGGTGGGGAATCCCTTCCCGTGCCCCAGCAGCGCGGCCAGCCCGTGCATCACCTCCAGATCGCTGCGGACACCCTCCGGAGCGGTGACGGCCTTCCGCCGGAGCAGCACCCGGCCCTCCAGATTGGTCATCGTGCCGGTCTCCTCGGCCCACTGCGTCACCGGCAGCACCACGTCCGCGAGCGCCGCCGTCTCCGAGAGCACCACGTCCGCGACCGCCAGGAAGTCCAGCGACTTCAGCCGCTCCTCCACGTGCCCGGCGCGCGGTGCGGAGACCACGGGGTTGGAGCCCATCACCAGCAGCGCCCGTACGTCCCCGCCCAGCGCGTCCAGCAGTTCGTACGCGCTGCGCCCCGGCCCCGGCAGCGCGTCCGGGTCCACCCCCCACACCCCGGCGACGTGCTGCCGGGCCGCCGGGTCGGTCAGCTTGCGGTAACCGGGCAACTGGTCGGCCTTCTGGCCGTGTTCCCGGCCGCCCTGACCGTTGCCCTGGCCGGTGAGGCAGCCGTAGCCCGAGAGCGGACGCCCCGCCCGGCCGGTCGCCAGACAGAAGTTGATCCACGCGCCGACCGTGTCGGTGCCCTTCGCCTGCTGCTCGGGCCCGCGCGCGGTCAGCACCATGCCGGAGTCCGCGTCGCAGAACATCGCGACCGCTTCCCGGAGCTGGGGTACGGAGACCCCGGTGATCCGCTCCACCTGCTCCGGCCAGTGCGCCATCACCCCGGCCCGTGCGTCCTCCCAGCCGCTGGTGCGGGCGGCCACGAACTCCTCGTCGAGGCGGCCCTGCGCGACCACCAGGTGCAGCATGCCGAGCGCCAGCGCGAGATCCGTGCCGGGGCGCGGCGCCAGGTGCAGGTCCGCCTGCTCGGCGGTGCGCGTGCGGCGCGGGTCGATGACGATCAGTTTGCCGCCGTTGGCACGCAGTTCGGTGAAGTAGCGCAGGGCGGGCGGCATCGTCTCGGCCGGGTTCGACCCGACGAGGATCACGCAACCGGTGCGCGGGATGTCCTCCAGCGGGAACGGCAGCCCCCGGTCGAGTCCGAAGGCCCGCTGGTGGGCGGCGGCGGCCGAGGACATGCAGAAGCGGCCGTTGTAGTCGATCTGCGAGGTGCCGAGCGCCACCCGGGCGAACTTCCCCAGCAGATAGGCCTTTTCGTTGGTGAGGCTGCCCCCGCCGAACACCCCGACCGCGTCGGCGCCGTGCGCCGCCCGGGTGGCCCGCAGTGCGTCCGCGATCCGGCCCAGCGCCTCGTCCCACCCGGCCGGCTCCAGCACGCCGCTCACCGCGTTCCGGACGAGTGGGCCCGTCAGCCGTACCGCCGAGGAGAGCACGGCGGGGGCCGTCCGGCCCTTCCCGCAGAGGGCACCCCGGTTGACGGGGAAGTCGGTCCGCTCCACCACCTCGGCCACCGGCGCGCCGGCGACCGGCCGCAGCGTCATCCCGCATTGCAGCGCGCAGTACGGGCAGTGGGTGGGCGTCTCGGTGTCCATACGCCCAGCGTGGACGCGGGGCATTACGGATGGGCGGGGTATCCGGTTACACCCCGGGTACACACACCTCAGCCCGGCCGCGACCCGGTCGTGAGGTCGGCGGCCGGGGCGGACCGACCTCACGACGGGGTCGCGGCGCGCGACGGCGCACCGCGGCCGCCATGGAGCACTCTTGGGGCTGAGGAGAACACCCGTACGACCGGTGAGAGGTATCCCATGCATCGACTCGTCGCACAGCTCTGGCGACTCATCCGCGGCCCGCTGCAATGGCGTGTGCTGTGGCTCGCCCACGCCACCTTCATGGTGGGCGTCACCGGGGTCGTACGGAACGACGCCGGCCAGGTCCTGCTGCTCAGACACCGGTTGTGGACGCCGCAGCACCCCTGGGGCCTGCCGACCGGCTTCGCCGTCAAGGGCGAGGAGTTCCCGCTCACCGTGGTCCGGGAGGTGAAGGAGGAGACCGGTCTGGACGTCGAGCCCGGCCGGCTGGTGCGCCTGAAGAGCGGCTACCGGCTCCGCCTCGAAGTGGCCTACGAGGCGCGGCTCGTGGGCGGCACCCTGAAGATCGACGACTTCGAGATCCTGGAAGCACGGTGGTTCGACGTGGACGCGCTGCCGGCCGGACTCCAGGAGTCCCACCGGGAACTCGTCCGGGGCGGCCTGCCCCTCTGAGGCGCGGCAGAGGGCCTGCGCCGGGAGAGGCACGGGCGGCCCCTTCCGGTCGCGACGCACGCCTCGTCACGGGCCGGCGCCACACCCCGCTCGACGGGATCCCCGGCCGGCAGTCCGAACGCCCAGCCCCACCGCACCCCGCGGAACGGACGTGGCCGACGGCCGGGCGCATCCTCCTGCTCCTTCCCCCGCGCACCGGCGCTCCCCACCCGTATCCCCCGCCCGCGTCCTCGCACACCGTTTCGGACGTCAGCACGGCATCGTGACGATCACTCATTGCCAACAAAAATGTTCGACAGATCGGTGGGCATATTGTTGACAATCCCGTAGCGTGCCTCCCGCCGCCTCGGTCCTGAGGTGACAGCGACAGCACTTGGTGCTCGACAGAGGGAGACCCCCATGCAGCGGCTCTCGGCGCCCATCGGGCGCGACACGCTCGAACGACACCCCGTGGCGGGTATGCGCGAGGGGCGTCCCGCACCCCGCGGACGCCTCGTGCGGAGCATGGCAATCGCGGGCTCCCTCGCCCTCACCGCCCTCGCGGTGCCGTCCTCCTTCGCGGCGACCGCCGGTGCGGCCCCGTCGTGGAGCCGAGGCCACGCGGCGGACGCCGAGGACGCCGCCCTGGACTTCGACGCCGCCGCCTACACGACGATCACCGTCACCGTCGACGGCCAACCGGTGAACGTGCGCTGGTACAAGGAGGTCTGCTACGTCGCCAAGCCGGTCGCGGCGGCCGCCCAGCAGCCCGGCGGCTTCGGGAACAGCACGATCACCAACACCGCCTGCGGCTACCAGAGCATGAACGTCTTCGTCCCGGAGAGTGCCTTCGGCAACCAGCGCGCTCCCCTCTACTTCGCCGTGAACAACAGCGGCTGGAAAGCCAGTTACGTCAAGGCGAGCGTGACCGGCGGTGCGTCCTACACCAGCGCGACGAGCAACGTCGGCGCCGCGCTCAAGGCCGGGTACGTCTTCGTCGACGTCGCCAACCGCAGCCGCGGGATGCTCGGCGCCGACGGCACGGCCCCCGGCAAGGCACCCGCCGCCGTGGTCGACGCCAAGGCGGCCGTCCGCTACCTGCGCCTCAACGACGCCGCGATGCCCGGCAGCGCCGAACGCATCGTCATCAACGGCACCAGCGGCGGCGGTGCGCTGGTGTCGATCCTCGGCGCCTCCGGGAACAGCGCCGCGTACGACCCCTACCTCGCCGGGATCGGCGCCGCCGGGATCGACGCGAAGGGCCGCAGCACCCTGGGGGACGACGTCTTCGCCGTCGACGCGTACTGCCCGATCACCGACCTCGGCAACGCCGACAAGGCGTACGAGTGGCTGTACTCCGTCCTCGACACCCGCGCCGACACCGGCCAGAACCCCTCACCGGAGGACGCCGCCGCACTCGCCGCGCAGTTCCCGGCGTACGAGAAGAGCCTCGGACTCCGCAACCCGGACGGCTCGAAGCTCACCGCCGCGAACATGATCGACACCATCCGCAAGGAGGTCGTCCGCTCGGCGGAGACCTACCTGAAGGCCGACGCCACCCACACGATCCCGGCCCTCGGCGCCACCTTCGACCTCCAGTCCGGCGGCATGGGGGGTACGCCGACCACCAAGTCGTACGTCAACGACTGGATCGACGCCGACAACGCCACCGACACGGTGCGCTCGGTCGACATGAAGAAGTACCTCGCCTTCGTCGTGGCCCAGGCCGCCCTGAAGACCACCCCCGCCTTCGACGCGGTGGGCGTCAACGGGAACACCACGAGCGGCTCCGAGACCGACCTCTTCGGCCCGGCCGACCAGAAGTACATGAACTACACCCAGTACGGCTGGGACCAGAACGACGTCCCCGGTGACGGCAGCGGGACGGACGACACGGGCCTGACCTGGGACCAGTACACGGCCAAGCGCTCCACCACGGTGGACGACCAGGTCCACCTGATCAACCCGATGGACTTCATCGGCACCGGCGCCGACACGGCCGCCCACTGGTACATCCGCAACGGCACCCGCGACCGGGACACCTCGTTCATCGTCTCCCTCAACCTCGACCGGGCGCTCGAAGCGGACCGGCAGGTCGAGGACGTCGACTACCGGCTCGCCTGGAACCAGCCGCACGCCGGCAACTACGACGTACCCGAGGCGATGGCCTGGATCGCCAAGGTCGTCCGCGCGGCGGGGGACCCGCTCCCCGCCTCCGGACACCGCGGGTAGCGCCGGCCGCCGGGTGAGCGGCACGGGACGGGGGCGTCACCGCGCCTCGCGGCGGGGCCCCCGTCCAAGCCCGAGCCGGGACGCCTCGTCAGCGGTCCGGGTGATGCACGGCAGCGGCACCCTGGCACGCTGCTCCCCATGTCCGCACGCAACCGACGACTCACCCGGGGCCTCGCTTGACATCGACGGGTGCCTCGGCCCCGAGATGCGCCGCGTCAACGATCTGCGGTTCCTCACCGGGTACGACAGCGGGTCCATCGTCCTCGGCGCGGCATGGGTCGCTCCGGAACCCCGCAACTACGGCCGTGGCATCCATCCGGACGCGGTCGGCATCCGTCTGGACGTCCACCCGGTCGATGCCACGGAACGCGCTGCCGTCCGGGCCGCCCTGAGAGCGCACGCGCTCCCGCAACTCCACGCCTGGGTCATGAGGGCGATCGCTGCCGACGAGACGTGGCGGCTGACCCCGCACCAGTACCACTGGCGGTTCGCCGACGGCCACCTCACCCACGGCGACGAGGGGTGAGCTGCCCGGTCGCATGCGACGGCGGTGCGCCTGACCGGTCGGACGGCCCGAAGTCGCCGGCTCCGACGCCGACCAGGAAGGCGGTGAGCGGGGAGGGCGGAGATGTCGGCAACCGGGCCGCCGGTGTCCTTGGAGTCGCGGACGTGCACCAGACGGATGAGCGATGACGAGGTCGGTGGCGACCCGGCGGTGGGAGCCGGTGCTCTCCTCAGGCCGCTGTCGTGGCTTCGTGAGCAGTCTGTCTGCCGTGCGGCACGGCAGACGGCCCCCTCACGCATGAGGGGGCCGTCTGTGGAGGGCGTGGTGCGGGGCGATCCATCAAGCGGCGCTCAGATGACCCGCCTTGATCGCAGATACGAACGACGTGAAGGAGTCGGTGCCGAGGCCGAGCGCGGGGCGGCTGAGGTCCTTGCTGTCACGTACGGGAACGATGCCGTGCCCGGACGCCAGGTTGGTGGCGACCTCAATGCAGTCGCCGCCGTTGTTGCTGTAGGAGGACTTGTGGAACTCAGGGTTTTCGGTCACGGGGTTCCCTCTCGTACCTGCTCGATCATGGCCACGGATGCGGTCTGTGACAACGCCTCGTTCTGGAGCTGATAGTAGGCCGCGAGCACACCCTCCACGAACCGGCCGTCGCGGTCCAAGTGCCCCTGGAACTGCGACTCGGCGTATCCGATCATGCTCCGATCCGGCAGTGTGAGTAGCCGCACGGGCAGGTCGAAGGCGCGTCGCGCACCGACGCTGTACGGCGTCACCTGCAGGGTCGTGTTCGGTAACCGGGCGAACTCCACCAGCCGTCTCAACTGGCTTCCCATGAGCCCAGGTCCGCCGACCTCACGGCGGAGACAGCTCTCGTCCAGCACCACTTGGACGACCGGCGGGGGAGTCCGTGCGATGGCGGCTTGCCGTTCCGTGAGGAAGTCGACGCGTTCGGCCGCCTGTTCCTCTGTGATCACGCCACGGTCGACGGCCGCCTGGGCCAGCTCTGCGGCGTACTCGCGGGTCTGCAGCAGTCCGGGGATGATGCCGCTCTCGAACAGCCGGATCTCCCGTGCGTGTCCCTCGTACCTCACGTACTCGGGAAACCCTTCCAGCATCGTCTGATGCCGTACTTCACGGCAGAGCCGTTCGAACTTCGTTCCCGTTCGAAGTACCTTGTCAGCGGCGCGCGCGAAACGCAAAGTCGGCAATTTTCGACCAGTTTCGACAGCCGAGATATGGGAGTTGGAGTAGGCCAGGAGCAGGGCGAACTGCGTCTGTTTGAACCCTTGCGACTCGCGCGAGCTGCGGAGTTCCACGCCGAAAGACGCGCTTGGGGACTCGTCAGGATCGAGATCGCGGATGTTGACCACGCTTTTCCTCCACCGGGGAAAACTTGAACAGGGCTCAATCCTAGGGGAATCTGGGCGCCCCCGTAACGGAGTCGCTACAGAGAGGAGTCGCCATGCCCGTGCCCGACGCCGATGTTCCCGCTCAGGAAGGCCCACGCCGGCTGATTCCGACCCCAGGAACACTCATGGTGGACACGAGATTCGAAAATCGTGTCGGGGAGTTCCGTGGAGTCGCCGGCCCCTATTGGTCCTTGAGACCTGTTTGTGGCGGGATCGAATGGGAGGCGGCCCCCGAGTTCGTCCGGTCGGCAACGCCGATAGAGCGACTGCGGGCCGAGAACGCGCGGTGCAACGCCCGGAGCCGGGGTGACGTGCTGTGAGTGCATGCCCCGACGACGTACCCGACACCCAAGACGTACCTACCCCCGACGACGCACCCGTCCCCGAGGGCACCATCTCCGACCCGGGGAGCGTCTCCGGCCCCGCTGCCGGTTGTCCTGTCTGCCTGGACTACGACTGGGCGGAGGGGGATGCCGAGCGGATGGGCGACCTGAGCGGCGCCACCGACTGGCGGGTCCTGCGCAGACGCCACCAGGCCGCCGATCATCCGGCATAGCCCCGTACGGGCTCGATCGCACAGCCCGACCGGCGCCGTGGAGCCCGTACCACCC
This window encodes:
- a CDS encoding class F sortase, translated to MSQKAHRGKAWLIGVAVLGGVWLIQNGAGTQVVPPQPSTAEAFAAGPQLLPGSPVAEPLPPSAPVRVRIPEIDVDAPMTRLGLRTDGSLDVPPEENRNVAGWYGDGVPPGARGTAIVAGHVDNAKGPAVFYGLGALGRGDEVEVVRRDARTAVFSIDAIEVYENDDFPSTRVYGKAPYAALRLITCGGGFSKDTGYRGNVVVYAHLTDVREAG
- a CDS encoding aminotransferase class IV gives rise to the protein MIPFSPAPYVEFDGRPATPDDLRIPAFAGYGHFTAFQVEDGRVRGRDLHLNRLRAANQELFGLDLEAGQVRELVRGALAGAGVRDASVRVHGYLPPGAATTVLMVTVAPPVAPAREALSLRSVPYARELPHLKRPGDFGQAYYGRLAVRSGYDQALLTAPGGVVTEGSTTNVGFWDGSSVVWPDAPALVGITMALLEEGLALSGSPSARRPVTLDRLGAFRAAFVTNSQRITPVRRVDDRTFPVDAELMELLETVYGAAPADVI
- the cutA gene encoding divalent-cation tolerance protein CutA gives rise to the protein MTTPPAAWLTVQTTTDSEEKAMALARGAVEARLAACAQVSAPVTSVYHWQNAVETAEEWQVLFKTRAERYDELEDHLHAAHDYDTPEIVATPIVRGSARYLAWVTDQTSSAAAL
- a CDS encoding gamma-glutamylcyclotransferase family protein; the protein is MPFFVYGTLRPGEHNHDRFVRGRDVRAQRAFLHGGALYDGPGYPFATDGDGTVRGTLLTAAPAEYPGLLVALDRLETYLGPGDPRNLYERVVRPVEVPGYGTVRAWVYLAAPAVTRTLRASGPRIPGGDWLSHRPPRTDRLLPPPGPRTP
- a CDS encoding molybdopterin oxidoreductase family protein, with translation MDTETPTHCPYCALQCGMTLRPVAGAPVAEVVERTDFPVNRGALCGKGRTAPAVLSSAVRLTGPLVRNAVSGVLEPAGWDEALGRIADALRATRAAHGADAVGVFGGGSLTNEKAYLLGKFARVALGTSQIDYNGRFCMSSAAAAHQRAFGLDRGLPFPLEDIPRTGCVILVGSNPAETMPPALRYFTELRANGGKLIVIDPRRTRTAEQADLHLAPRPGTDLALALGMLHLVVAQGRLDEEFVAARTSGWEDARAGVMAHWPEQVERITGVSVPQLREAVAMFCDADSGMVLTARGPEQQAKGTDTVGAWINFCLATGRAGRPLSGYGCLTGQGNGQGGREHGQKADQLPGYRKLTDPAARQHVAGVWGVDPDALPGPGRSAYELLDALGGDVRALLVMGSNPVVSAPRAGHVEERLKSLDFLAVADVVLSETAALADVVLPVTQWAEETGTMTNLEGRVLLRRKAVTAPEGVRSDLEVMHGLAALLGHGKGFPTDPEEVFEELRRASAGGAADYSGITYARIAAEDGVFWPCPGEVPGSVGPAPEKAGPEPEKTGPGPERCGPDTAEAGQSPAGAVHPGTPRLFLDRFATEDGRARFVAVTHRPPAEETDEAYPVVLTTGRVVAHYQSGAQTRRVAELNAAAPGSFVELHPRLAERIGVAEGEPVAVTSRRGRAVAPARITASIRQDTVFMPFHWAGEGRANSLTNPALDPVSRMPEFKVCAVRVEAGDGRSAGAGD
- a CDS encoding NUDIX domain-containing protein; protein product: MHRLVAQLWRLIRGPLQWRVLWLAHATFMVGVTGVVRNDAGQVLLLRHRLWTPQHPWGLPTGFAVKGEEFPLTVVREVKEETGLDVEPGRLVRLKSGYRLRLEVAYEARLVGGTLKIDDFEILEARWFDVDALPAGLQESHRELVRGGLPL
- a CDS encoding subtype B tannase — its product is MAIAGSLALTALAVPSSFAATAGAAPSWSRGHAADAEDAALDFDAAAYTTITVTVDGQPVNVRWYKEVCYVAKPVAAAAQQPGGFGNSTITNTACGYQSMNVFVPESAFGNQRAPLYFAVNNSGWKASYVKASVTGGASYTSATSNVGAALKAGYVFVDVANRSRGMLGADGTAPGKAPAAVVDAKAAVRYLRLNDAAMPGSAERIVINGTSGGGALVSILGASGNSAAYDPYLAGIGAAGIDAKGRSTLGDDVFAVDAYCPITDLGNADKAYEWLYSVLDTRADTGQNPSPEDAAALAAQFPAYEKSLGLRNPDGSKLTAANMIDTIRKEVVRSAETYLKADATHTIPALGATFDLQSGGMGGTPTTKSYVNDWIDADNATDTVRSVDMKKYLAFVVAQAALKTTPAFDAVGVNGNTTSGSETDLFGPADQKYMNYTQYGWDQNDVPGDGSGTDDTGLTWDQYTAKRSTTVDDQVHLINPMDFIGTGADTAAHWYIRNGTRDRDTSFIVSLNLDRALEADRQVEDVDYRLAWNQPHAGNYDVPEAMAWIAKVVRAAGDPLPASGHRG
- a CDS encoding DUF397 domain-containing protein, which encodes MTENPEFHKSSYSNNGGDCIEVATNLASGHGIVPVRDSKDLSRPALGLGTDSFTSFVSAIKAGHLSAA
- a CDS encoding helix-turn-helix transcriptional regulator: MVNIRDLDPDESPSASFGVELRSSRESQGFKQTQFALLLAYSNSHISAVETGRKLPTLRFARAADKVLRTGTKFERLCREVRHQTMLEGFPEYVRYEGHAREIRLFESGIIPGLLQTREYAAELAQAAVDRGVITEEQAAERVDFLTERQAAIARTPPPVVQVVLDESCLRREVGGPGLMGSQLRRLVEFARLPNTTLQVTPYSVGARRAFDLPVRLLTLPDRSMIGYAESQFQGHLDRDGRFVEGVLAAYYQLQNEALSQTASVAMIEQVREGTP